One genomic region from Magnetofaba australis IT-1 encodes:
- a CDS encoding ABC transporter substrate-binding protein, translated as MFLRAQADGNATWRSVLLCCVAALMALVGATRALAVPESGRQYRLLIVDSQLGMPYDEIRAALLTTLGDAGYRLGINLNIDLHAIGNDAQQGEALLRKSLDRPYDVVYVGGTAAAIAAQRALAGAARPVVFGAPTDPVGLGLIKTFDAPPTGNFTGVSYPVPPRARLRFVRQLLPKARTFGLVYADMPQSHSYNRWIRKLLATDPEFRDIRVIFRSVPLITGEHGDEEMARLAAPIIEELTEQVDLFLKPNDQMGVRRHLAETLAKLSTKPVIGIVKNDVMDRWGATAVIYPSHESIGQQAAQMIQRLFEGASVADITPQWPKRYGYAVDLNGIRRHHLTAPVGLLQLAGANIIK; from the coding sequence ATGTTTCTGCGCGCACAGGCCGATGGCAACGCGACATGGCGCAGCGTATTGCTGTGCTGTGTGGCGGCGTTGATGGCGCTGGTTGGGGCAACGCGCGCGCTGGCGGTGCCGGAGTCAGGGCGGCAGTACCGTCTGCTGATAGTGGATAGCCAGCTGGGCATGCCGTATGACGAAATCCGCGCCGCCTTGCTCACCACATTGGGGGATGCGGGTTATCGTCTGGGCATCAATCTGAATATCGATCTCCACGCCATCGGCAATGATGCGCAACAGGGCGAGGCGCTGCTGCGCAAGAGCCTGGATCGACCCTACGATGTGGTCTATGTCGGCGGCACCGCAGCGGCCATCGCCGCCCAGCGCGCGTTGGCTGGCGCGGCTCGACCGGTGGTGTTCGGCGCGCCGACGGATCCGGTGGGCTTGGGGTTGATCAAGACGTTTGACGCTCCCCCCACAGGTAACTTCACCGGCGTTAGTTACCCGGTGCCGCCGCGAGCGCGCCTGCGCTTTGTGCGTCAGTTGTTGCCGAAGGCGCGCACGTTTGGTTTGGTCTACGCCGATATGCCGCAGTCCCATAGCTATAACCGCTGGATCCGCAAGCTGCTGGCCACCGACCCCGAGTTCCGCGACATCCGCGTCATCTTCCGCTCCGTGCCGCTGATCACCGGCGAGCATGGCGATGAAGAGATGGCCCGGTTGGCCGCCCCCATCATTGAAGAGCTCACTGAACAGGTCGATCTGTTTCTCAAGCCCAACGATCAAATGGGCGTGCGGCGCCATCTGGCCGAAACTCTGGCCAAACTCTCCACCAAACCGGTGATCGGCATCGTCAAGAACGATGTGATGGACCGTTGGGGCGCCACGGCGGTGATCTATCCCTCCCATGAGAGCATTGGTCAGCAGGCTGCGCAGATGATCCAGCGTCTGTTTGAGGGCGCGTCCGTTGCCGACATCACGCCACAATGGCCCAAGCGCTATGGTTACGCGGTGGACCTCAATGGCATCCGGCGGCACCATTTGACCGCGCCGGTGGGGTTGTTGCAGTTGGCGGGCGCCAACATCATCAAATAG
- a CDS encoding ATP-binding protein: protein MRLSRKIPLITVVTLTIFLLASSIANIWHFRNAYTEALISGSFGLAHSINSILNEMLALGLPLESLDGMDAKLREIIRNNPRYVYAGVADIQGRAMFHSDPTLVGKQFGDVYQRRAQASEEPIWQLYHRFDGRVYFDVSVPVRDPKGERLGSVRIGFPTSVVSDKVWLEAGRLALNTLAVFVALALALSLFLNRVVSQPLRLLARRAEEISQGNFAAHSEGPMLRADEIGELSQAVERMAKTLDTQFHTLEQTVAERTAELQEKTRLLGAELQVRESAQVALHHAKEEAEAANQAKSAFLATMSHEIRTPMNVIVGMSELLLESEQNAERLRYLQVAQNAGEGLLGLINDILDLSKIEAGQWSLQSAPFALRPLAQGAAQIFEELAREKGLDFAVEIAADLPEWIEADKERLRQVLINLLGNALKFTHQGAVRLEASRREGDILRLTVRDTGIGVPEAMQAQIFTPFTQVESGATRRYGGTGLGLTICQRIVAKMGGAMSLESAEGVGSAFHVELPLVAAQPQAHMDGTLGEVGAQMGVAARGLRILIAEDSEDNTLLLKAYLKKTPHLTNFVSDGEEAVQRVQEGGDYDLALMDVQMPRMDGYTATRRIRAWEEQNGARRILIYALSAHAFVEAAQHSEAAGCDGHLTKPIRKRELLQFLAEIAQGGAVMAGKAQK, encoded by the coding sequence ATGAGGCTCTCGCGCAAAATCCCCCTGATCACCGTCGTCACTCTGACGATCTTCCTGCTGGCCAGCTCCATCGCCAATATCTGGCACTTTCGCAACGCTTATACCGAGGCTTTGATCAGCGGCAGTTTTGGTCTGGCGCACAGCATCAACAGCATTCTTAATGAGATGCTGGCGCTGGGGTTGCCGCTGGAGTCCCTGGATGGGATGGACGCCAAATTGCGAGAGATCATCCGCAACAATCCGCGCTACGTCTACGCCGGGGTCGCCGATATCCAGGGCCGGGCGATGTTCCACAGCGATCCGACCTTGGTGGGCAAGCAGTTTGGCGACGTCTATCAGCGTCGCGCGCAGGCATCTGAGGAGCCGATTTGGCAGCTCTACCACCGTTTTGATGGTCGCGTTTACTTCGATGTGAGCGTGCCGGTGCGCGATCCCAAAGGGGAGCGGCTGGGCTCTGTGCGCATCGGTTTTCCCACCTCGGTTGTCTCGGACAAGGTGTGGCTGGAAGCCGGGCGACTGGCGCTGAACACCTTGGCGGTGTTCGTGGCGTTGGCGTTGGCGTTATCCCTATTTCTGAATCGAGTGGTGAGCCAGCCGTTGCGGCTGCTGGCGCGTCGCGCCGAAGAGATCAGTCAGGGCAATTTCGCCGCCCATAGCGAGGGCCCGATGTTGCGCGCCGATGAGATCGGCGAGCTGTCGCAAGCGGTCGAACGCATGGCCAAAACCCTCGACACCCAGTTCCACACGCTGGAGCAGACAGTGGCCGAGCGCACCGCCGAACTGCAGGAGAAGACGCGGCTTCTGGGCGCCGAGCTGCAAGTGCGCGAGAGCGCGCAGGTGGCGCTGCATCACGCCAAGGAGGAGGCGGAGGCGGCCAACCAGGCCAAGAGCGCCTTCCTGGCCACCATGAGCCATGAGATTCGCACCCCCATGAACGTCATCGTGGGCATGAGCGAGCTGCTGCTGGAGTCCGAGCAGAACGCCGAGCGGCTGCGCTATCTCCAGGTGGCGCAGAACGCCGGCGAGGGGCTGCTCGGACTGATCAACGATATTCTGGATCTGTCCAAAATCGAAGCCGGCCAGTGGAGCTTGCAGAGCGCGCCCTTTGCGCTGCGGCCGTTGGCCCAGGGCGCGGCGCAGATCTTTGAGGAGTTGGCGCGGGAAAAGGGGCTGGATTTCGCTGTAGAGATTGCGGCGGATCTGCCGGAGTGGATCGAGGCCGATAAAGAGCGCTTGCGGCAGGTGTTGATCAACCTGTTGGGCAACGCCTTGAAATTCACCCACCAGGGGGCGGTTCGGCTGGAGGCGAGTCGGCGGGAGGGCGATATCTTGCGGCTGACGGTGCGCGATACCGGCATCGGCGTGCCGGAGGCGATGCAGGCGCAAATCTTCACCCCGTTTACTCAGGTGGAGTCCGGCGCCACGCGGCGCTACGGCGGCACCGGTCTGGGGCTCACCATCTGCCAACGCATTGTCGCGAAGATGGGCGGCGCGATGAGTTTGGAGAGCGCCGAAGGCGTCGGCAGCGCGTTCCATGTGGAGTTGCCGTTGGTTGCGGCGCAACCGCAAGCGCACATGGATGGGACGCTGGGTGAGGTCGGCGCGCAGATGGGCGTGGCGGCCAGGGGCTTGCGGATTCTCATTGCCGAGGATTCCGAGGATAATACGCTGCTGCTCAAAGCCTATTTGAAAAAGACGCCGCATTTGACCAACTTCGTCTCCGACGGCGAAGAGGCTGTCCAGCGCGTGCAGGAGGGGGGCGACTACGACTTGGCGCTGATGGATGTGCAGATGCCGCGTATGGATGGCTATACCGCCACGCGGCGGATTCGCGCCTGGGAGGAGCAGAACGGCGCGCGGCGGATTTTGATCTATGCGCTCTCAGCGCACGCCTTTGTGGAGGCCGCGCAGCACAGTGAAGCGGCGGGGTGTGACGGCCATTTGACCAAGCCGATTCGCAAACGCGAGCTGCTGCAGTTCCTCGCCGAGATTGCGCAAGGGGGCGCCGTTATGGCGGGAAAAGCGCAGAAGTAG
- a CDS encoding ABC transporter ATP-binding protein, translating to MSKIDLAANAQLSVRHAAVAYGAVTVLQEVSFHLPPGQIGCLLGPSGCGKTSLLRAIAGFEPLAAGEIRLRGQCVVNTTQMTPPEQRRVGMVFQDFALFPHLNVADNIAFGLRHLPRAARKQRVTALLELVGLPQMAKSYPHQMSGGQQQRVALARAIAPRPELLLLDEPFSSMDAELRQQLARDVRHALQQDGVTGLLVTHDQHEAFAMADVIGVMGDGRLRQWDSAYNLYHHPADEMVAGFIGKGTMLPGFILPDGCIETPLGRIKARQVPVTPQADAEGRRAVRVLFRPDDLLHDESSDLSLEILDKSFLGAESLYTLALPDNALSGGIPADASDHVLSLVESHHDHAIGDRLPVRVSGEAMPVFLAAATSTVRA from the coding sequence ATGTCCAAAATCGATCTGGCCGCCAACGCGCAACTGAGCGTGCGCCACGCCGCCGTCGCCTATGGCGCGGTGACGGTTCTGCAAGAGGTGTCGTTTCATCTGCCGCCGGGCCAAATCGGCTGCCTTCTCGGTCCCAGCGGTTGTGGCAAGACCTCGCTGCTGCGCGCCATCGCCGGGTTTGAGCCTTTGGCCGCTGGCGAGATCCGCTTGCGCGGCCAGTGCGTAGTCAACACAACGCAAATGACGCCGCCGGAGCAGCGCCGAGTGGGCATGGTGTTTCAGGACTTCGCCCTGTTCCCCCACCTGAACGTGGCCGACAACATCGCCTTTGGCCTGCGCCATCTGCCGCGCGCGGCGCGCAAGCAGCGGGTGACGGCGCTATTGGAGCTGGTGGGGCTGCCGCAGATGGCCAAAAGCTATCCGCATCAGATGTCCGGCGGCCAGCAGCAGCGGGTGGCGCTGGCCCGCGCCATAGCCCCGCGCCCGGAGTTGCTGCTGCTGGACGAACCCTTCTCCAGCATGGATGCGGAGCTGCGCCAGCAGTTGGCGCGGGACGTGCGCCACGCGCTGCAGCAGGATGGCGTCACCGGCCTGCTGGTGACCCATGACCAGCATGAGGCGTTCGCCATGGCCGATGTGATTGGCGTGATGGGGGATGGACGGCTGCGGCAGTGGGATAGCGCGTATAATCTCTATCACCACCCCGCCGATGAGATGGTGGCGGGGTTCATCGGCAAAGGGACGATGCTGCCCGGCTTCATTCTGCCCGATGGGTGCATCGAAACGCCGTTGGGGCGGATCAAGGCGCGACAGGTTCCCGTCACGCCCCAGGCCGACGCCGAAGGCCGCCGCGCGGTGCGGGTGCTGTTCCGCCCCGATGACCTGCTGCACGATGAGAGCAGCGATTTAAGTTTGGAGATTCTGGACAAGTCGTTTCTGGGCGCCGAGTCGCTCTACACCCTGGCGCTGCCCGATAACGCCCTGAGCGGCGGCATTCCCGCTGACGCCTCGGACCATGTGCTCAGCCTGGTGGAGAGTCACCACGACCACGCCATTGGCGACCGCCTGCCGGTGCGGGTCAGCGGCGAAGCGATGCCGGTGTTTTTGGCGGCGGCGACATCGACAGTCAGAGCATAG
- a CDS encoding ABC transporter permease, with protein MTANPPAVSAAQAPATTRRAQRWWRMGVVAAALLMSLPTLVVAGHLLLPSGAVWAHLADTVLADYVSNSLILMLLVAAGTLLLGVSAAWLTAMCAFPGRGVFEWALLLPLAMPAYIIAYTYTGMLEFSGPLQTAIRDLTGWGYGDYWFPEIRSLGGAGLMLTLVLYPYVYLLTRAAFLNQSLCVLDVSRTLGESPWGAFRRVALPLARPAIIAGLSLALMETLADYGTVQYFGVSTFTTGIFRTWYGLDNAPAAAQLAGVLLLFVFSLILLERYGRRQAKYHHTSQRHQAIRRFVLSGWRRHGATLLCALMLLLGFLLPAGQLALWAVTIAEEGFGGAFAQLAGNTLMLAALASALALLLALFLGYGARIAPSRVTTAATRVAGLGYAVPGTVIAVGVAMPFAALDNTVDAWARAHLGFSTGLILSGTLAAVTFAYLARFLAVSLQTVESGLGRIKPSMDEAAKSLGAGGWRILGRIHLPMLRGALLTALLLVFVDVLKELPATLILRPFNFNTLAVRAYELASDERLADAAPASLAIVAVGVLPVILLSRAITASRQTQE; from the coding sequence ATGACCGCCAATCCTCCCGCCGTGAGCGCTGCGCAGGCGCCCGCCACGACGCGGCGCGCCCAGCGCTGGTGGCGCATGGGCGTGGTCGCCGCAGCGCTGCTGATGAGCCTGCCCACCCTGGTGGTGGCGGGCCACCTGCTGCTGCCGTCAGGCGCGGTGTGGGCGCACCTGGCAGACACCGTGTTGGCCGACTATGTATCCAATTCGCTGATTCTCATGCTGTTGGTGGCGGCGGGGACGCTGCTGCTGGGGGTGAGCGCGGCGTGGCTGACGGCCATGTGCGCCTTCCCCGGGCGCGGAGTGTTCGAATGGGCGCTGCTGCTGCCGCTGGCCATGCCCGCCTACATCATCGCCTACACCTACACCGGCATGCTGGAGTTCTCCGGCCCGCTGCAAACGGCGATTCGCGATCTCACCGGCTGGGGCTACGGCGACTACTGGTTCCCGGAGATCCGCTCCCTGGGCGGGGCTGGCTTGATGCTCACCCTGGTGCTCTACCCTTACGTCTATCTGCTGACGCGGGCGGCGTTCCTCAACCAATCGCTGTGCGTGCTGGATGTGAGCCGCACCCTGGGCGAATCGCCCTGGGGCGCGTTCCGCCGCGTGGCCCTGCCATTGGCGCGTCCGGCCATTATCGCCGGTCTGTCGCTGGCGCTGATGGAGACCCTGGCCGACTACGGCACGGTGCAATATTTCGGCGTCTCCACCTTCACCACCGGCATCTTCCGCACCTGGTACGGCCTGGATAACGCCCCGGCGGCGGCGCAACTGGCGGGAGTTCTGCTGCTGTTTGTGTTCAGCCTGATTCTGCTGGAGCGCTATGGTCGTCGCCAAGCCAAGTACCACCACACCAGCCAACGCCATCAGGCGATCCGCCGCTTTGTGCTAAGCGGCTGGCGCCGCCACGGGGCCACGCTGCTGTGCGCGCTGATGCTGCTACTGGGTTTCCTGCTGCCCGCCGGGCAGTTGGCGCTGTGGGCGGTCACCATCGCCGAAGAGGGGTTTGGCGGCGCCTTTGCGCAACTGGCGGGCAATACGCTGATGCTGGCGGCGCTGGCCTCGGCGCTGGCGCTGCTGCTGGCGCTGTTTCTGGGCTATGGCGCGCGCATCGCCCCCTCCCGCGTCACCACCGCCGCCACGCGGGTGGCCGGACTGGGCTACGCGGTGCCCGGCACGGTGATCGCCGTGGGGGTGGCGATGCCCTTCGCCGCGCTGGATAACACAGTGGACGCCTGGGCGCGCGCCCATCTGGGGTTCTCCACCGGGCTGATTCTCAGCGGCACCCTGGCGGCGGTGACGTTCGCCTACTTGGCGCGCTTTCTGGCGGTGTCGCTACAGACCGTGGAGTCGGGCCTGGGACGCATCAAACCGAGCATGGATGAGGCCGCCAAATCCCTCGGCGCAGGCGGCTGGCGCATTCTCGGACGCATCCATCTGCCGATGCTGCGCGGAGCGCTGCTCACCGCTCTGCTACTGGTGTTCGTGGATGTGCTCAAGGAGCTGCCCGCCACCCTGATTCTGCGCCCGTTCAATTTCAACACCCTGGCGGTGCGCGCCTATGAGCTGGCCTCCGATGAGCGTCTGGCCGACGCCGCGCCCGCCTCGCTGGCCATTGTGGCGGTGGGGGTATTGCCGGTTATCCTGCTCAGCCGCGCCATCACCGCCAGTCGTCAGACACAGGAATAG
- a CDS encoding Fe(3+) ABC transporter substrate-binding protein yields the protein MPWTIRLVAFSLISLISLGASAALAAEVNLYSARKEQLIKPLLDRFTAETGIRVNLVTGKADALLKRLKSEGINSPADVLLTTDAGRLHRAKQVGVTQAVNDPELKAAIPSAYRDPEGHWFGLSLRARPILYVKGQVDATKLSSYEQLADPMWRGRICIRSSGNIYNQSLVASMIAVNGVQATEQWAKQFVKNFARPPRGGDRDQIKGAASGQCDIAIANTYYLAGMLLSKDPNERSAAQRMVVFWPNQEDRGTHVNVSGAAVTRSAKHVDEAVKLIRFLTTPEAQAWYSQTNGEYPVRSDAPVSALLKSWGDFKADTLNLSQLGLRNPDAVMLMDRAGWK from the coding sequence ATGCCTTGGACCATTCGCCTTGTCGCCTTCAGCCTGATCAGCCTCATCAGTCTCGGCGCCAGCGCCGCGCTGGCCGCCGAGGTCAATCTCTATTCAGCGCGCAAAGAGCAGTTGATCAAACCGCTGCTGGATCGCTTCACCGCTGAGACCGGCATCCGCGTGAATCTGGTCACCGGCAAGGCTGATGCGCTGCTCAAACGGCTCAAGAGCGAAGGGATCAACTCCCCTGCCGACGTGCTGCTCACCACCGACGCCGGGCGCCTGCACCGCGCCAAACAGGTTGGGGTGACGCAAGCTGTGAATGACCCGGAGCTCAAAGCGGCGATTCCGTCGGCCTATCGCGACCCGGAGGGGCACTGGTTCGGCTTGAGCCTGCGCGCACGCCCCATCCTCTACGTCAAAGGCCAGGTGGATGCGACCAAGTTGAGCAGCTACGAGCAGTTGGCCGATCCCATGTGGCGCGGGCGCATCTGCATTCGCTCCTCGGGCAACATCTATAATCAGTCGCTGGTGGCGTCGATGATCGCTGTCAACGGCGTGCAGGCCACCGAGCAGTGGGCCAAACAGTTCGTCAAGAACTTCGCCCGGCCGCCGCGCGGCGGCGATCGCGACCAGATCAAGGGGGCGGCCTCCGGCCAGTGCGACATCGCCATCGCCAACACCTATTACCTGGCGGGCATGCTGCTCTCCAAAGACCCCAACGAGCGCTCTGCGGCGCAACGAATGGTCGTGTTCTGGCCCAACCAGGAGGATCGCGGAACCCATGTGAACGTCTCCGGGGCGGCGGTGACCCGCTCGGCCAAGCACGTGGATGAGGCGGTCAAACTGATCCGCTTCCTCACCACGCCGGAGGCCCAGGCGTGGTACTCGCAGACCAATGGCGAGTATCCGGTGCGCTCCGATGCGCCAGTGAGCGCGCTGCTCAAATCGTGGGGCGACTTCAAGGCCGATACGCTGAATCTGAGCCAGCTGGGACTGCGCAATCCCGACGCGGTGATGCTCATGGACCGCGCCGGGTGGAAGTGA
- the hemP gene encoding hemin uptake protein HemP: MLKSKQTNPAVAKPRAVTSRELLGAEGRLTILHEGSAYHLRITSNKRLILTK; this comes from the coding sequence ATGCTCAAATCCAAACAAACCAACCCTGCCGTCGCCAAGCCGCGCGCGGTGACCAGTCGGGAGCTGTTGGGCGCGGAGGGGCGGTTGACCATTTTGCATGAGGGCAGCGCCTACCATCTGCGCATCACCAGCAACAAGCGATTGATCCTGACAAAATAG
- a CDS encoding LbtU family siderophore porin has translation MLNKPNRSAYHAALMAVALGVAGLPAVAGAESMPSPEQLWQMIQRQQRQIEQLKQKLGETDHAVRQVAETQAEPAKGSASLPDWVNRISLSGKIEVDATHSDDLNGDWNATSNDSASDIVVSTAEVDIAAQINPWANAHVTLKYEEDADQTRIQFDAGSITLGNTEKYPLWLTVGKEVVPFGNHSSAAFSDPLTLELGETDETAAIVGWSLNGFTAQGYLFNGDSRKSGDSDNKIESFGGMLGYAGQLGSVSLDAGVGYINSIEDGKIGDTLGSGGAAGNVDAISDHIGAWNVHAVLGMAGFSLIGEYFTAAEAFQPAELTWMGRGAKPRAWNLELDYETEIGGYGTTFGLAYGGTAEALDLGQPEARWIALVNVGILDGVSLGLEWAHSEDYGTADTGARVAAGTGGDRDVATLRLAAEF, from the coding sequence GTGTTGAACAAACCGAACCGATCCGCATATCACGCCGCGCTCATGGCCGTGGCCCTGGGCGTGGCGGGGCTGCCCGCCGTGGCGGGGGCGGAGTCCATGCCGTCGCCGGAACAGTTGTGGCAAATGATCCAGCGTCAGCAGCGGCAGATTGAGCAACTCAAGCAGAAGCTGGGCGAAACCGACCACGCTGTGCGGCAGGTGGCGGAAACTCAGGCCGAACCGGCCAAAGGCTCGGCGAGCCTGCCCGATTGGGTCAATCGCATCAGCCTGAGCGGTAAAATTGAGGTGGACGCCACCCACAGCGACGACCTCAATGGGGACTGGAACGCCACCAGCAACGATTCCGCCAGCGACATTGTGGTCTCTACCGCTGAGGTGGACATCGCCGCGCAGATCAACCCGTGGGCCAACGCCCATGTGACCCTCAAGTATGAGGAGGACGCCGATCAAACGCGCATTCAGTTTGATGCGGGCTCCATCACCCTGGGCAACACGGAGAAATATCCCTTGTGGCTGACGGTGGGCAAGGAGGTGGTTCCGTTCGGCAACCACAGCAGCGCCGCCTTCAGCGATCCGCTGACCCTGGAGTTGGGCGAGACCGATGAGACCGCCGCCATCGTCGGCTGGAGCCTCAACGGCTTCACCGCCCAGGGCTACCTGTTCAATGGCGACTCGCGCAAATCCGGCGACTCGGACAACAAGATCGAGAGCTTCGGCGGCATGTTGGGTTATGCCGGTCAACTCGGCTCGGTGAGTCTGGACGCCGGGGTGGGCTACATCAACAGCATCGAAGACGGCAAGATCGGCGACACCCTGGGGAGCGGCGGCGCAGCGGGCAATGTGGACGCCATCAGCGACCACATCGGCGCATGGAATGTCCATGCGGTGCTGGGCATGGCGGGTTTTTCGTTGATTGGCGAGTACTTCACCGCCGCTGAGGCGTTCCAACCGGCGGAATTGACCTGGATGGGGCGTGGGGCCAAGCCCCGTGCGTGGAATCTGGAGCTGGACTACGAAACCGAAATCGGCGGCTACGGGACCACCTTCGGCCTCGCTTACGGCGGCACGGCGGAGGCGCTGGATCTGGGGCAGCCGGAGGCGCGCTGGATCGCCCTGGTCAATGTGGGGATTCTCGACGGCGTGTCGCTGGGTCTGGAGTGGGCCCACTCGGAGGATTACGGGACGGCGGACACCGGCGCGCGGGTGGCGGCTGGGACGGGCGGCGATCGTGACGTGGCCACGCTGCGTCTGGCGGCGGAATTCTAA
- a CDS encoding imelysin family protein — MHYHKPLRGALLAAAIVLGGALSPSLQAAESANPAAVVKTYADIAEAKYADALSTAQKLSKTIGAFLDSPSPEGMARAKQAWLAARAPYQQSEAYRFGNKLVDDWEGKVNAWPLDEGLIDYVDGASYGAENEENPYYAANVVANARVKVGGQTVDATVINKALIKQLHEIGEVEANVATGYHAIEFLLWGQDLNGNGPGAGNRSWSDFAVGEGCVIGHCARRRAYLRAVTDLLVDDLAEMAAAWTQGGAARLAVTDNPQQGLTAMITGMGSLSYGELAGERMKLGLMLHDPEEEHDCFSDNTHNSHFYDALGIRNVYLGRYVGVDGRVVSGPSLSDLTAAANPALDREMRAKLDATLEAFTRMKAVAEGGMAYDQMIGAGNKHGNAVVLAAINGLVDQTRSIEKLPQALNLSGVAFEGSDSLDNPSSVH, encoded by the coding sequence ATGCATTATCACAAACCTCTGCGTGGCGCGCTGCTGGCCGCCGCCATTGTGCTGGGCGGGGCGCTGTCTCCGTCGCTACAGGCCGCTGAATCGGCGAACCCGGCGGCGGTGGTGAAAACCTACGCCGACATCGCCGAGGCCAAGTACGCCGACGCCTTGAGCACCGCACAGAAGTTGTCCAAAACCATCGGCGCGTTCCTTGATTCCCCCAGCCCTGAGGGGATGGCGCGGGCCAAACAGGCGTGGCTGGCGGCGCGCGCTCCCTATCAGCAGTCCGAGGCGTATCGCTTTGGCAACAAGCTGGTGGACGACTGGGAGGGCAAGGTCAATGCCTGGCCGCTGGATGAGGGGCTGATCGACTACGTGGATGGCGCCAGCTATGGCGCCGAGAACGAAGAGAACCCCTACTACGCCGCCAATGTGGTGGCCAATGCCCGCGTCAAAGTGGGCGGCCAGACGGTGGACGCCACGGTGATCAACAAGGCGTTGATCAAGCAGTTGCACGAGATTGGCGAGGTGGAGGCCAATGTGGCCACCGGCTACCACGCCATCGAGTTTCTGCTGTGGGGTCAGGATCTCAACGGCAACGGCCCCGGCGCGGGCAACCGCTCCTGGAGCGACTTCGCCGTGGGCGAGGGGTGTGTGATCGGCCATTGCGCCCGGCGTCGCGCCTATCTGCGCGCGGTGACCGATCTACTGGTGGACGATCTGGCGGAGATGGCCGCCGCCTGGACGCAGGGTGGGGCGGCGCGTCTGGCGGTGACCGATAACCCGCAGCAGGGGCTTACCGCCATGATCACCGGCATGGGCAGCCTCTCCTATGGCGAATTGGCTGGCGAGCGCATGAAGCTGGGGTTGATGCTGCACGACCCCGAGGAGGAGCATGATTGCTTCTCGGACAACACCCACAATTCGCACTTCTACGACGCCCTGGGCATTCGCAACGTCTACCTGGGCCGCTATGTGGGGGTGGATGGCCGCGTGGTGAGCGGGCCGAGCCTTTCGGACCTGACCGCAGCGGCCAATCCGGCGCTGGACCGGGAGATGCGCGCCAAGCTGGACGCTACTCTGGAGGCGTTTACCCGGATGAAGGCGGTGGCTGAGGGCGGCATGGCCTATGACCAGATGATCGGCGCGGGCAACAAGCACGGCAACGCCGTGGTGCTGGCGGCCATCAATGGCCTGGTGGATCAGACCCGCAGCATTGAGAAACTGCCGCAGGCGCTGAATCTGAGCGGCGTTGCGTTTGAGGGCTCCGACAGCCTCGACAATCCCAGTTCGGTGCATTGA